From a single Pseudomonas triticicola genomic region:
- a CDS encoding long-chain-acyl-CoA synthetase — translation MRHAPSDTITWGMMLRKLPMIAKAIPRVVKGMKVANVTDPTQTCGLGWTFEQATLRNPDGVALLQGDVALTYTQVNQWANRIAHYLSEQGIGKGDVVAVFIENRAELLVTILALAKLGAVSALLNTSLMRDTLVHSINLVAPVAIVVGEELTAAYAGVRDQVAIAAPRTWFVADQDTYSHPGIAPEGYVNLISASADASSDNPPSSAQVFFDDPCFYIYTSGTTGLPKAGVFKHGRWMRSSASFGMIALDMRPDDVVYCTLPLYHATGLCVCWGSAINGASGFAIRRKFSASQFWNDVRRYRATTIGYVGELCRYLVEQPVSADDSRHDVRKMIGNGLRPGAWAEFKTRFAVEHICELYAASDGNIGFTNILNFDNTVGFSLMAWELVAYDHDSGEPLRGDDGFMRKVGKGEQGLLLARIDDKAPLDGYTDPQKTARVVLHDVFNKGDRFFNTGDLLRNIGFGHAQFVDRLGDTYRWKGENVSTTEVENLLLQHPLIAEAVAYGVEIPNTNGRAGMAAITPAESLATLDFAELLSFARQRMPAYAVPLFLRVKVKMETTGTFKYQKTRLKTEGFDPGLTGDDPIFAWLPGSETYVHVSEQILAEIQQGKHRY, via the coding sequence ATGCGTCACGCACCAAGCGACACGATTACCTGGGGCATGATGCTCCGCAAACTGCCGATGATCGCCAAGGCCATCCCCCGGGTGGTCAAAGGCATGAAGGTGGCCAACGTCACGGATCCGACCCAAACGTGCGGCCTGGGCTGGACGTTCGAGCAGGCGACGCTGCGCAATCCCGATGGTGTGGCGTTGTTGCAGGGCGATGTTGCGTTGACCTACACGCAGGTCAACCAGTGGGCCAATCGCATTGCGCATTACCTGAGCGAGCAGGGCATCGGCAAAGGCGATGTGGTCGCGGTGTTCATCGAGAACCGTGCGGAATTGCTGGTGACAATCCTGGCGCTGGCCAAGCTCGGCGCGGTCAGTGCGCTGCTCAATACCTCGTTGATGCGCGACACGCTTGTTCACAGCATCAATCTGGTTGCGCCTGTGGCCATCGTGGTCGGCGAAGAACTGACCGCTGCCTATGCCGGCGTGCGTGATCAGGTAGCGATCGCAGCGCCCCGCACCTGGTTTGTCGCGGATCAGGACACATACAGCCATCCGGGCATCGCGCCCGAGGGTTACGTCAATCTGATCAGCGCCAGTGCCGACGCCAGCAGCGATAACCCGCCGAGCAGCGCGCAAGTATTCTTCGACGATCCGTGTTTCTACATCTACACCTCCGGTACCACCGGCCTGCCCAAGGCCGGGGTATTCAAGCATGGACGCTGGATGCGCAGTTCGGCGAGCTTCGGCATGATCGCCCTCGATATGCGCCCGGATGATGTCGTTTACTGCACCTTGCCGCTGTATCACGCCACGGGCCTGTGCGTGTGCTGGGGATCGGCGATCAACGGCGCCTCGGGTTTCGCCATCCGCCGCAAATTCAGCGCCAGCCAGTTCTGGAATGATGTGCGCCGCTATCGCGCAACCACCATCGGCTATGTCGGTGAGCTGTGTCGCTACCTGGTCGAGCAACCGGTCAGCGCCGATGACAGCCGCCACGACGTGCGCAAGATGATTGGCAATGGTTTGCGTCCTGGCGCCTGGGCCGAGTTCAAGACGCGTTTTGCCGTCGAGCACATTTGTGAGCTGTACGCGGCGAGCGACGGCAACATCGGTTTCACCAACATCCTCAATTTCGACAACACCGTCGGGTTTTCGCTGATGGCGTGGGAACTGGTCGCTTACGACCATGACAGTGGCGAGCCATTGCGCGGCGATGATGGTTTCATGCGCAAGGTCGGCAAGGGCGAGCAGGGCCTGCTGCTGGCGCGGATCGACGACAAGGCACCGCTGGACGGTTACACCGACCCGCAGAAAACCGCCCGCGTCGTCCTCCACGATGTGTTCAACAAGGGCGATCGCTTTTTCAACACCGGCGACCTGCTGCGCAATATCGGTTTCGGCCATGCGCAATTTGTTGATCGCCTCGGCGATACCTATCGCTGGAAGGGTGAAAACGTGTCGACCACCGAAGTCGAAAACCTGTTGCTGCAACATCCATTGATTGCTGAAGCCGTGGCCTACGGTGTGGAAATTCCCAACACCAACGGGCGTGCGGGGATGGCTGCAATCACTCCCGCCGAATCCTTGGCCACGCTGGATTTCGCCGAACTGCTGAGTTTCGCCCGGCAACGCATGCCGGCTTATGCCGTGCCGTTGTTCTTGCGGGTGAAAGTGAAAATGGAAACCACCGGGACCTTCAAATACCAGAAGACTCGCCTGAAAACGGAAGGCTTTGACCCCGGGCTCACCGGAGATGACCCGATCTTCGCCTGGTTGCCCGGCAGCGAAACTTACGTGCATGTCAGTGAGCAAATCCTCGCTGAAATTCAACAGGGCAAACATCGATATTGA
- a CDS encoding DUF3509 domain-containing protein, which translates to MSLIQEKFTSLFSNYEVSTAPRPDGGILLTLRSSDGKVFKRALSYQQLHAGDQLSWAISAIRRDLAEQASELPQIAMLQSQQRFALPTYHSL; encoded by the coding sequence ATGAGCCTGATTCAAGAAAAATTTACATCGCTGTTCTCCAACTACGAAGTCAGCACTGCCCCACGTCCTGACGGTGGCATCCTGCTCACTCTGCGTAGCAGCGACGGCAAAGTCTTCAAACGCGCCCTCTCGTATCAGCAACTGCATGCCGGTGACCAACTGTCGTGGGCGATCAGCGCGATCCGCCGCGACCTGGCCGAACAAGCCAGCGAGCTGCCGCAAATTGCAATGCTGCAGAGCCAGCAGCGTTTTGCTCTGCCGACCTATCACTCGCTGTAA
- the mtnC gene encoding acireductone synthase, whose protein sequence is MSIKAILTDIEGTTSAVSFVFDVLFPYAARHLPDFVRQNASRADVAEQLDAVRRESNEAQADVERVVEILLSWIAEDRKATPLKALQGMVWAQGYQAGQLKGHVYPDAVEALQRWHAVGYQLFVYSSGSIQAQKLIFGCSEAGDLTPLFSGYFDTTSGPKREAQSYRNIQQAVGVEADEILFLSDIVEELDAAQSAGMKTCGLAREGGELAGHVTVDSFTGIEPEAF, encoded by the coding sequence GTGTCGATCAAAGCTATCCTCACCGACATCGAAGGCACCACCAGCGCGGTGAGTTTCGTCTTCGATGTGCTGTTTCCCTACGCCGCCAGACACTTGCCGGATTTCGTGCGCCAGAACGCGTCCCGCGCTGACGTCGCCGAACAGCTCGACGCCGTGCGTCGCGAGAGCAACGAGGCGCAGGCCGATGTTGAACGGGTTGTTGAAATCCTCTTGAGCTGGATCGCCGAAGACCGCAAGGCCACGCCGCTCAAGGCATTGCAAGGCATGGTCTGGGCGCAGGGCTATCAGGCCGGGCAGTTGAAGGGGCATGTCTATCCTGATGCCGTTGAAGCGCTGCAACGCTGGCATGCGGTGGGTTATCAACTGTTCGTTTACTCGTCCGGCTCGATCCAGGCGCAGAAACTGATTTTCGGTTGCTCGGAGGCGGGGGATCTGACACCGCTGTTCAGCGGCTATTTCGACACCACGTCGGGGCCCAAGCGTGAGGCGCAGTCCTATCGCAATATTCAGCAGGCGGTGGGTGTTGAGGCAGATGAAATCCTGTTCCTGTCCGACATCGTCGAAGAGCTCGACGCTGCCCAGTCGGCCGGCATGAAAACCTGCGGTCTGGCGCGTGAAGGCGGGGAGTTGGCAGGGCACGTGACGGTGGACAGCTTTACCGGAATCGAACCGGAAGCGTTCTGA
- a CDS encoding 1,2-dihydroxy-3-keto-5-methylthiopentene dioxygenase: MSSLSVYHVSSPEVPNKVLTHFEDIASTLAEQGVRFDRWQAAAKIQPGASQEEVISAYKEQIDKLMTERGYITVDVISLNSDHPQKAELRAKFLEEHRHGEDEVRFFVAGRGLFTLHIDDYVYAVLCEKNDLISVPAGTKHWFDMGEHPHFVAIRLFNNPEGWVANFTGEDIAGRFPRLED; encoded by the coding sequence ATGAGCAGCCTGTCCGTTTATCACGTTTCCAGCCCTGAGGTTCCCAACAAGGTGCTGACCCATTTCGAAGACATCGCTTCGACGCTGGCCGAGCAGGGCGTGCGGTTCGACCGCTGGCAAGCCGCCGCGAAGATCCAGCCCGGCGCCAGTCAGGAAGAAGTCATCAGCGCTTATAAAGAGCAGATCGACAAATTGATGACCGAGCGCGGTTACATCACCGTCGATGTGATCAGCCTCAACAGCGATCACCCGCAAAAAGCCGAGCTGCGCGCCAAGTTTCTCGAAGAACATCGCCATGGCGAGGACGAAGTGCGATTTTTCGTCGCCGGTCGTGGCTTGTTTACCCTGCACATCGACGATTACGTCTATGCCGTGCTCTGCGAGAAGAACGACCTGATCTCGGTTCCGGCCGGAACCAAGCACTGGTTCGACATGGGCGAGCATCCACATTTCGTGGCGATCCGTCTGTTCAACAACCCGGAAGGCTGGGTTGCCAATTTTACCGGCGAAGACATCGCCGGCCGCTTCCCGCGTCTGGAGGACTGA
- a CDS encoding methylthioribulose 1-phosphate dehydratase, whose amino-acid sequence MSLSREQLAQQIVDAGRFLYGRGWSPATSSNYSTRLSPSEALLTVSGKHKGQLGVDDVLATDLSGNSLEPGKKPSAETLLHTQLYSWRAEIGAVLHTHSVNATVLSRLTPEDFIEFEDYELQKAFSGISTHESRVRVPIFDNDQDIARLAAKVQPWLDAHPDCVGYLIRGHGLYTWGAQMSDALRQIEAFEFLFECELKTRSVMNRQG is encoded by the coding sequence ATGAGCCTTAGCCGTGAACAGCTCGCCCAGCAGATCGTTGACGCCGGGCGTTTTCTATATGGCCGTGGCTGGTCGCCAGCCACCAGCAGCAACTATTCGACGCGCCTGTCGCCGAGCGAAGCGCTGTTGACCGTATCGGGCAAGCACAAAGGCCAGTTGGGTGTGGATGACGTGCTCGCCACCGATCTGTCCGGCAATAGCCTGGAGCCGGGCAAGAAACCTTCCGCCGAAACCTTGCTGCACACCCAGCTCTACAGCTGGCGCGCGGAAATCGGCGCGGTGCTGCACACCCATTCGGTCAACGCCACGGTGCTGTCGCGCCTGACCCCGGAAGATTTCATCGAGTTCGAAGACTACGAACTGCAAAAGGCCTTCAGCGGCATTTCGACTCACGAATCGCGGGTGCGCGTGCCGATTTTCGACAACGATCAGGACATTGCGCGCCTCGCCGCCAAGGTGCAGCCTTGGCTCGACGCCCATCCCGACTGCGTCGGTTATCTGATTCGCGGCCATGGCCTGTACACCTGGGGCGCGCAGATGAGCGACGCGCTGCGGCAGATCGAGGCCTTTGAATTCCTGTTTGAATGCGAGTTGAAAACCCGCAGCGTCATGAACCGCCAAGGCTGA